One genomic region from Rosa rugosa chromosome 1, drRosRugo1.1, whole genome shotgun sequence encodes:
- the LOC133727485 gene encoding auxin-binding protein ABP19a-like → MMISSIFFIFFLILSSSYAAVQDFCVADYTAPPSPAGYSCKNPSDVKVDDFVYSGLGVPGNNLKLNKVRLQAAFVAQFPGLNGLGISLARADMEVGGVVPMHTHRGASEVILVAEGKVIAGFITSDNKAYVKNLKKGDIMVLPRGLLHFQVNAGDTRALVFASFSSDDPGVQNLETALFQNDLRTELIAQTTLLDSAEIKKLKGLLGGTN, encoded by the coding sequence aTGATGATTTCCTCTATCTTCTTCATATTTTTTCTCATTCTCTCCTCTTCCTATGCTGCTGTCCAGGATTTCTGTGTTGCAGACTACACAGCTCCTCCAAGCCCTGCAGGATACTCTTGCAAAAACCCCTCAGATGTTAAGGTGGACGATTTCGTGTACTCTGGTCTGGGAGTTCCTGGTAACAACTTAAAATTAAACAAAGTCCGACTTCAAGCTGCATTTGTTGCTCAATTTCCTGGTCTAAATGGCCTTGGTATTTCGCTGGCTCGTGCGGATATGGAGGTTGGTGGAGTTGTTCCGATGCACACTCACCGCGGAGCTTCAGAGGTCATACTTGTTGCGGAAGGCAAAGTTATAGCTGGGTTCATCACCTCGGATAACAAAGCTTATGTAAAAAATCTGAAGAAAGGTGATATTATGGTTTTACCTCGAGGTTTGCTTCACTTCCAAGTAAATGCAGGTGATACTCGAGCCCTTGTATTTGCTAGCTTCAGCAGTGACGACCCAGGTGTGCAGAATCTGGAGACTGCACTGTTTCAAAACGATTTACGTACTGAATTGATAGCACAGACTACTCTCCTTGACAGTGCTGAGATTAAGAAACTTAAGGGTCTTCTTGGTGGTACTAATTGA
- the LOC133727487 gene encoding uncharacterized protein LOC133727487 has translation MARNSSQATVNKNLVCFSIAAYAKILINHLKSSNIPVERGLTDAELASIEATFSFTFPPDLRPILQEGLPVGPGFLNWRASSAQQLNILLNLPALSLLKQVSEGSLWCPSWGPRPDRGGVKAGLEKVKALLRKAPVLVPVYRNCYIPCEPNLAGNPVFYIDSQSVRVLSFDVTGFFREFGMAHAPAWAPKEARRLEFWSDVAAGGATRRWWSGKLGGGCLDEVCRRLREGGWKEEEVREMMMMDGCGGEMECGTQVIGRWREEDVGLLSLVLLRGGWAREDVVYSLGLHDQNMIGENGVVDENVITYLEGQLCN, from the coding sequence ATGGCCAGAAACAGCTCTCAGGCGACTGTCAACAAAAACCTCGTGTGCTTCTCCATCGCCGCTTATGCCAAAATCCTCATCAACCACTTGAAATCCTCTAACATCCCAGTTGAAAGGGGCCTCACCGACGCGGAGCTCGCGTCGATTGAGGCCACCTTCAGTTTCACTTTCCCACCGGACCTCCGGCCCATTCTCCAAGAGGGGCTCCCTGTTGGGCCGGGATTCCTGAACTGGCGGGCATCCTCGGCCCAACAGCTCAACATCCTCCTCAACCTCCCGGCCCTCAGCCTCCTCAAGCAAGTCTCCGAGGGAAGCCTCTGGTGTCCGAGTTGGGGTCCGAGGCCCGACCGCGGCGGAGTCAAGGCGGGGTTGGAGAAAGTCAAAGCTCTGTTGAGGAAAGCGCCGGTTTTGGTTCCGGTATATAGGAACTGTTACATTCCCTGCGAGCCGAATTTGGCGGGAAATCCAGTGTTTTATATAGACTCCCAGAGCGTGAGGGTTCTGAGTTTCGACGTCACAGGGTTTTTCAGGGAGTTTGGAATGGCGCACGCGCCGGCGTGGGCTCCGAAGGAGGCGAGGAGGTTGGAGTTTTGGAGCGACGTGGCGGCGGGTGGGGCCACGCGCCGGTGGTGGAGCGGGAAGCTGGGTGGCGGGTGCTTGGATGAGGTGTGCAGGAGGCTGAGGGAGGGAGGGtggaaggaggaggaggttagggagatgatgatgatggacgGTTGTGGTGGAGAAATGGAGTGTGGGACTCAGGTGATCGGGCGGTGGAGGGAGGAGGATGTGGGGTTGTTGTCGTTGGTTTTGTTGCGTGGGGGATGGGCCAGGGAAGATGTGGTGTACTCGCTTGGTCTTCATGACCAGAACATGATAGGGGAGAACGGGGTTGTTGATGAGAACGTAATAACGTATTTAGAGGGTCAGCTTTGTAATTAG